One Bacteriovorax sp. PP10 DNA window includes the following coding sequences:
- a CDS encoding DUF4442 domain-containing protein, translated as MNFRQKILFKIMNFWPPFLGAGIHIDHISKDFLEIDVSLKLRFWNRNYVGTAYGGSLYSMSDPFYMLMLINLLGKGYIVWDKGATIRFKRPGTSKVYAQFRLTNEQLNAFKEELKGKNRIEPVLTVYIKDEEGEVIAEVDKVLYIKKKL; from the coding sequence ATGAACTTCAGACAAAAAATCCTTTTTAAAATAATGAACTTCTGGCCACCATTTTTGGGAGCAGGAATTCATATTGATCATATTTCAAAAGATTTTTTAGAAATTGATGTTTCGTTGAAGCTGCGATTCTGGAATCGAAATTACGTAGGAACTGCTTACGGAGGATCTCTCTATTCGATGTCAGACCCCTTTTATATGCTCATGCTGATCAATTTGTTAGGGAAGGGCTATATTGTCTGGGATAAGGGCGCTACGATACGTTTTAAGCGTCCAGGAACGTCTAAGGTGTATGCTCAGTTTAGATTAACGAATGAGCAGTTGAATGCTTTTAAAGAAGAACTGAAAGGTAAAAATAGAATCGAACCTGTTCTCACTGTTTATATAAAAGATGAAGAAGGCGAGGTTATCGCTGAAGTGGATAAGGTTCTATATATTAAAAAGAAGCTATAG
- a CDS encoding beta strand repeat-containing protein, whose translation MRYAISILVLGFIVSGCVPAASKLSISGNKKDSKQALTASVSSVHFINNQLVINGAGLVNVQNVKVSGHSLSENFTIESQTATKIIANSIHGFSFDVSKVFDLILSDASASATFAIDFSLCNASLGTAGFDCTTPSNNDVLSFDTASNKWIPKALSGLSYRGVWDANTTEPVSTIVGQYYIVDTANLPTYKVGDWIVWNGSAYDIVAQSAVAGVPTVFSRTGAIVATEGDYKLDQLFDVDLTVAPTAGQVLKFNGTKWIADTDTAGAAGGAGSVTTTELADGSVTGTKIANTTITNANISATAAIDYSKLNISAGAIPYAKLSIANGDIPYAKLNVANGDIPYAKLNIADGDIPAAKIAGLPSAAAILATTITDGDTTHAPDGNVVFDTLATKLDKTGGTISTILNVPTPVLNTEATTKLYVDTADNLKANKAGDTFSGILTLDNDLKIKGGSNYVTVKGNAASAAYTLTLPINAGASNQVLTTNGSGVLSWSNTSAVVSTLDAANISTGTVSNAEFNWLDGVTSSIQDQLNAKEASLPTGGTTAQYFAGDKTLQTLNTAAVPESGTNYYFTDIRTRAATLTGLSSASGSIAGTDTVLSAFGKLLGTQGDYVSKSGNTTVLGKITIDNTVGELHVPTLPTVGADLTQAASAGYVQNVLGAVGQWIKTASDLGYTAGNVGIGVAVPGAKLHVMNGATAFEKTSADTSGPTFSFWKHRNYAATVSGDELGFISFFGHDGTGLARSAFILGKTDGAPAAGSVPGSLGFYTTTAGSADSTEKMHISANGNVGIGKPSPGSALDVAGQITADAFLLRGEMYTFGWDATVYTGSSSSMGIPQGPGVHITNANTADGTVSMFTGASLNTLGVTQTFYMGSVANTAGYAPTIVFGQRTGNTAYNERMRIDASGNVGIGTSNPQAALTVAGTIASTPPAPFAGAAVDLSKSNTQVLTNVGQAAITLSNMVHGGSYTLIIQDTTSRTYTFTGCTTSKFQPANIPTIAATHTIYNIMTVYNGTNYDCYITWSSGYN comes from the coding sequence ATGAGATACGCAATTTCAATTTTAGTATTAGGGTTTATTGTTTCAGGATGTGTTCCTGCTGCTAGTAAACTTTCTATTAGTGGAAACAAGAAGGACTCAAAACAAGCTTTAACTGCGAGCGTTTCATCAGTTCATTTTATCAATAATCAACTCGTCATCAATGGAGCAGGTCTTGTTAATGTTCAAAATGTAAAAGTCAGCGGGCATTCGCTTTCTGAAAATTTTACGATTGAATCACAGACTGCCACAAAAATTATCGCCAATTCAATTCATGGTTTTTCTTTTGATGTTTCAAAAGTTTTTGATCTTATTTTATCAGACGCAAGTGCCAGTGCGACTTTCGCCATTGATTTTTCATTATGTAATGCAAGTTTAGGAACAGCGGGATTTGATTGCACAACACCGTCTAATAATGATGTCCTTAGTTTTGATACAGCATCTAATAAATGGATTCCTAAAGCGCTTAGTGGTTTAAGTTATAGAGGTGTCTGGGATGCCAATACAACTGAGCCCGTCTCAACGATTGTCGGACAATACTACATTGTAGATACGGCCAATCTTCCAACTTATAAAGTCGGTGACTGGATTGTGTGGAATGGAAGTGCTTACGATATCGTGGCCCAGTCTGCTGTGGCCGGTGTGCCAACAGTCTTTAGTCGAACAGGGGCGATTGTAGCGACGGAAGGTGATTATAAGTTAGATCAATTATTTGATGTTGATTTAACAGTCGCACCGACAGCAGGACAAGTTTTAAAATTTAATGGTACGAAATGGATCGCTGATACTGATACGGCCGGTGCTGCTGGTGGAGCAGGGTCGGTGACAACAACTGAGCTTGCCGATGGATCAGTGACCGGTACAAAAATTGCCAATACGACTATTACAAATGCAAATATTTCAGCAACGGCCGCTATTGATTACTCGAAATTAAATATTTCTGCGGGGGCCATTCCTTATGCAAAATTAAGTATTGCGAACGGAGATATCCCTTATGCAAAACTAAACGTTGCTAACGGAGATATTCCTTACGCAAAATTAAATATTGCTGATGGTGATATTCCTGCCGCTAAAATCGCGGGCCTTCCTTCTGCTGCGGCCATTTTAGCTACGACAATTACAGATGGTGATACAACTCATGCACCGGATGGAAATGTTGTGTTCGATACACTTGCGACGAAATTAGATAAGACTGGTGGAACAATCTCTACGATCTTAAATGTACCTACACCGGTTTTAAATACTGAAGCGACGACCAAGCTTTATGTTGATACTGCAGATAACTTAAAAGCGAATAAAGCCGGGGATACGTTCTCTGGTATATTGACACTGGATAATGATTTAAAAATTAAAGGTGGATCAAATTACGTAACAGTGAAAGGAAATGCGGCCAGTGCGGCCTATACTTTAACATTACCTATTAATGCCGGTGCTTCAAATCAGGTGTTAACAACCAATGGATCAGGAGTTCTTTCCTGGTCTAATACAAGTGCCGTGGTGAGTACTTTAGATGCCGCTAATATTTCTACAGGAACTGTAAGCAATGCTGAGTTTAACTGGCTCGATGGAGTGACGAGCTCTATTCAAGATCAATTAAATGCAAAAGAGGCGAGTCTTCCAACTGGTGGAACAACTGCACAGTATTTTGCCGGTGATAAAACTCTTCAGACATTAAATACGGCAGCGGTACCGGAGAGCGGAACAAATTATTATTTTACAGACATAAGAACGAGAGCTGCGACGCTAACAGGATTGTCATCGGCCTCAGGGTCTATAGCAGGAACTGATACTGTTCTTAGTGCTTTTGGAAAACTGCTAGGAACTCAAGGGGATTATGTTTCGAAGTCTGGCAATACAACTGTTTTAGGAAAAATTACAATTGATAATACAGTTGGTGAGCTACATGTTCCAACTCTTCCTACTGTCGGAGCGGATCTTACTCAGGCAGCAAGCGCTGGTTATGTTCAAAATGTTTTAGGAGCTGTAGGTCAGTGGATAAAAACAGCTTCTGATCTTGGGTACACGGCCGGGAATGTGGGAATTGGTGTAGCTGTTCCAGGGGCGAAGTTGCATGTTATGAATGGTGCAACTGCATTTGAAAAAACGAGTGCTGATACTTCAGGTCCAACTTTTAGTTTTTGGAAACATAGAAATTATGCGGCCACTGTCAGTGGTGATGAATTAGGATTTATTTCTTTTTTTGGTCATGATGGAACTGGCCTTGCCCGTTCTGCTTTTATCTTAGGTAAAACGGATGGAGCTCCAGCAGCAGGATCTGTTCCTGGGAGTCTTGGGTTTTATACGACGACAGCAGGAAGTGCTGACAGTACTGAAAAAATGCATATCTCTGCAAATGGAAATGTGGGTATTGGAAAGCCATCGCCAGGCAGTGCTCTTGATGTTGCAGGACAGATTACTGCTGATGCATTTCTTCTTAGAGGAGAAATGTACACCTTTGGATGGGATGCTACTGTCTATACAGGTTCAAGCTCTTCCATGGGAATTCCCCAGGGCCCAGGTGTTCATATAACGAACGCTAATACGGCGGATGGTACTGTGAGTATGTTTACTGGTGCCAGTCTAAATACCTTAGGTGTCACTCAAACGTTTTATATGGGTAGTGTGGCAAACACTGCAGGTTATGCTCCGACAATTGTTTTTGGTCAAAGAACTGGTAATACGGCCTACAATGAAAGAATGAGAATCGACGCTTCTGGAAATGTAGGAATTGGAACATCAAATCCTCAAGCAGCACTGACGGTTGCTGGTACTATTGCCAGTACGCCTCCGGCACCATTTGCAGGAGCAGCAGTTGATCTTTCAAAAAGTAATACGCAAGTTTTAACCAATGTTGGGCAAGCGGCGATTACTTTATCGAATATGGTTCACGGTGGATCTTATACTTTAATTATTCAAGATACGACTTCAAGAACTTATACTTTCACTGGATGCACGACGAGTAAATTTCAACCGGCCAATATTCCAACGATAGCGGCAACTCATACTATATATAACATCATGACTGTTTATAATGGAACAAACTATGACTGTTATATAACGTGGTCATCAGGTTATAATTAA
- a CDS encoding tail fiber domain-containing protein translates to MAVSINKKSNASTTSASVSSVQIINNQLIINGISLAKVSNVKVSGHSLNENFSIESQTATKIIANSVHAFSFDVSKVFSLILSDANASATFQIDFSLCNATLGGAGFDCSAPANNDVLVYDQTSNTWMPRALAGISYKGTWDANTSEPTSTIVGQYYIVNVANPPTYNIGDWIIWDGSAYDHVAQSTAGGVSTIFGRSGAVVAVEGDYSLDKLLDVDLTVAPTVGQVLKYDGVKWIADNDIAGASGGAGSVTTTELADGSVTNIKIADVAATKITGAITSAQITDGAIVNADINAAAAIDYSKLNIPAGSIPYAKLLIADGDIPAAKITGLPSAAAILATAITDGDTTHAPDGNVVFDTLATKLDKTGGTILTILNVPTPVLGTEATTKDYVDTADNLRLLKAGGVMSGILTLDSDLKIKGGSNYVTIRGHATSDAYTLVLPIDAGANNQVLTTNGSGVLTWTTPASGAVALTGDVGGTSGATAIGTGKVTATHILDGTIINADINAAAAIDYSKLNVPAAAIPLTALNATGTKDSTKYLKGDNTWATLTTDVLGTALTGLTLTNAAITASDTVISAFGKLQKQVTDFSGATMSGDLTGTLPSPTVAKIRGVTVSAAAPTDGHFFKYTTAGTNWISSFVTATDLKSTALGNLFPGTGCAANQTLYYSVVGDAFSCVNIDSLDGDKITTGTIAAARLPASASYWGAATGGINYAGGKVGIGTASPMMPLHIHTAAGADPNILFTDGDLSHPFSVFSSVIPTTASGYIGNINGTGGGLGLTGVTSNATTSGVGLIAYLGSTAPTASAFYLQATKSNGSGNIAALGSNETVLNVTNAGTSVLTVMGSGNVGIGTSTPNAYLNIAGNKSQASWTTTGANFAISANTLTDTSGSGTIATRAVSSIGIPTLASSSATTLTTASNLYIAGAPAAGTNTTITKALALQVAAGDTSFAGNVGIGTTTPIGKLSIEGTGAVGMQIKSTGASAIDTMNLINDYNALGNFWFARGTSASAAPAATDKLMNLTNEGILEIYGQQVNGVTDKSGVLSLKTSPSGVNGTKNEVSMGFYADRTSLNTMSGYFGYESGTTFDMTMMNSKNGNIILGTNNTEKVRITSAGYVGIGNNNPTKALSVNGDIEALTLTANTLSGAAINAGISNVSSGNSGWVLGGFRNTAADGYSGFQMLDDGGGTKGFMGFSNSGATYLPNSIFYTSEGAGVPVILAANKIERVRVTDTGVGINGSNSTYMFYVNGTAGGTSAYVNASDRRLKKDITTIPNALEKISQIRGVTYNWNHDVHPELVLGHREEMGVIAQEIEKVFPDAVTEDKTNGIKSVAYTMLIAPLIEAVKTLSKLVTDLFSTTEKNTREIASVKSELSAKDQEIKKLQRENAEMKVRLDRMEKMLMKK, encoded by the coding sequence TTGGCCGTTAGTATAAATAAGAAAAGTAACGCCTCAACAACTAGTGCCAGTGTCTCTTCAGTTCAAATCATTAACAATCAATTAATCATCAATGGTATCAGTCTTGCGAAAGTTTCAAATGTTAAAGTAAGTGGCCATTCACTCAATGAAAACTTCTCTATTGAATCACAGACTGCTACAAAAATTATCGCCAATTCAGTTCATGCTTTTTCTTTTGATGTTTCAAAAGTATTCAGCTTAATTTTATCGGACGCTAATGCCAGTGCAACTTTTCAAATTGATTTTTCATTATGTAATGCAACTTTAGGTGGAGCAGGTTTTGATTGCTCAGCTCCGGCCAATAATGATGTACTGGTTTATGATCAGACATCAAATACATGGATGCCTCGTGCACTTGCAGGAATTAGTTATAAAGGGACATGGGATGCTAATACGTCTGAGCCAACATCTACAATTGTCGGCCAGTACTATATTGTTAATGTGGCAAACCCTCCAACGTATAATATCGGTGACTGGATTATCTGGGATGGGAGCGCGTACGATCATGTGGCCCAGTCTACAGCGGGTGGAGTCTCAACTATTTTTGGAAGAAGTGGGGCAGTGGTTGCTGTAGAAGGTGATTACAGTCTTGATAAATTACTTGATGTCGATTTAACAGTCGCTCCGACGGTAGGACAAGTTTTAAAATACGATGGAGTGAAGTGGATTGCTGATAATGATATCGCAGGAGCATCAGGTGGAGCTGGATCAGTCACAACAACTGAGCTGGCCGATGGATCAGTGACAAATATTAAAATTGCAGATGTTGCTGCTACTAAAATTACAGGCGCTATCACCAGCGCTCAAATTACAGATGGGGCCATTGTCAATGCTGACATCAATGCGGCAGCAGCGATTGATTATTCAAAATTAAACATTCCAGCAGGTAGTATTCCTTACGCAAAATTATTGATTGCGGATGGTGATATTCCTGCAGCTAAAATTACAGGACTTCCTTCTGCTGCGGCCATATTAGCAACGGCAATCACTGATGGTGATACAACTCATGCACCAGATGGGAATGTGGTTTTTGATACACTTGCGACGAAATTAGATAAAACAGGTGGAACAATTTTAACAATCTTAAATGTTCCAACTCCAGTTCTGGGAACAGAGGCCACAACAAAAGATTATGTTGATACAGCTGATAATTTAAGACTGCTAAAGGCCGGCGGAGTTATGTCTGGAATTTTAACTCTGGACAGTGATTTAAAAATTAAAGGCGGAAGTAATTACGTTACTATCAGAGGGCATGCGACTAGTGATGCTTATACTCTGGTTTTACCTATCGATGCAGGAGCTAACAATCAAGTCCTGACGACGAATGGTTCAGGTGTTTTAACATGGACGACTCCGGCGTCAGGAGCAGTGGCATTAACAGGTGACGTCGGTGGGACTTCAGGTGCAACTGCCATTGGTACAGGTAAAGTCACGGCAACACATATTCTTGATGGAACAATTATTAATGCTGACATTAATGCTGCAGCGGCAATTGATTACTCAAAACTCAATGTTCCGGCAGCAGCGATTCCGTTAACAGCATTGAATGCAACTGGAACAAAAGATTCAACGAAATATTTAAAAGGTGATAATACGTGGGCCACTTTAACGACTGATGTGCTGGGAACGGCGCTGACAGGATTAACGCTCACGAATGCAGCAATCACTGCAAGTGATACAGTCATTTCAGCATTTGGAAAATTACAAAAACAAGTGACAGATTTTTCCGGGGCCACAATGAGTGGAGACCTTACAGGAACTCTGCCAAGTCCTACAGTTGCAAAAATTAGAGGTGTCACTGTCTCAGCAGCGGCCCCAACTGATGGACACTTTTTTAAGTACACGACAGCAGGAACTAACTGGATATCTTCATTTGTGACGGCGACGGATTTAAAATCAACGGCCTTAGGAAATTTATTTCCAGGGACAGGATGTGCTGCCAATCAGACATTGTATTATTCAGTTGTAGGTGATGCTTTTTCTTGCGTGAATATTGATTCACTTGATGGAGATAAAATTACCACAGGGACAATTGCAGCGGCAAGACTTCCAGCTAGTGCAAGCTACTGGGGAGCAGCGACAGGTGGGATTAATTATGCTGGTGGAAAAGTAGGTATAGGAACAGCTTCTCCAATGATGCCGCTTCATATCCATACGGCGGCAGGAGCAGATCCAAATATTCTTTTCACCGATGGAGATCTATCGCATCCATTCTCAGTTTTTAGTTCAGTGATTCCAACTACGGCTTCGGGCTACATCGGTAACATTAATGGAACTGGCGGTGGGTTAGGTTTAACTGGAGTTACGTCAAATGCTACGACAAGCGGAGTGGGGTTGATTGCTTACTTAGGTTCAACGGCACCAACTGCTTCTGCCTTTTATTTACAAGCTACCAAGTCTAACGGTAGTGGTAATATTGCTGCGCTTGGAAGTAATGAAACTGTGCTAAATGTGACAAATGCGGGTACTTCAGTTCTTACAGTTATGGGCTCAGGCAATGTCGGGATTGGAACATCAACACCTAACGCTTATTTAAATATCGCTGGAAATAAATCTCAGGCCTCATGGACAACGACGGGAGCAAATTTTGCAATCAGTGCAAATACATTAACCGATACGTCGGGAAGTGGAACAATTGCGACTCGTGCAGTTTCTTCTATTGGGATTCCTACACTTGCTTCTTCAAGCGCAACAACTTTAACTACAGCTTCTAATTTATATATTGCAGGAGCACCAGCTGCTGGAACAAATACAACTATTACGAAGGCCCTTGCTCTACAAGTTGCGGCCGGTGATACAAGTTTTGCAGGTAACGTCGGGATTGGAACAACTACTCCAATCGGAAAATTAAGTATCGAAGGAACAGGCGCAGTTGGGATGCAGATCAAATCAACAGGTGCTTCTGCTATTGATACAATGAATTTAATTAATGATTACAATGCGCTTGGAAATTTTTGGTTTGCTAGAGGGACTTCTGCATCAGCAGCTCCTGCCGCTACAGATAAATTGATGAATTTAACGAATGAAGGAATTCTTGAAATCTATGGACAGCAAGTAAATGGGGTGACAGATAAATCAGGTGTTCTTTCTTTAAAGACATCACCATCGGGTGTTAACGGAACAAAGAATGAAGTTTCAATGGGGTTCTATGCTGATCGTACCAGCTTAAATACGATGTCAGGATATTTTGGATACGAAAGCGGAACAACATTTGATATGACAATGATGAACTCAAAGAATGGAAACATTATTTTGGGAACTAATAATACAGAAAAGGTAAGAATTACTTCTGCTGGATATGTGGGAATTGGAAATAATAATCCAACGAAAGCTCTAAGCGTTAATGGCGATATAGAAGCGCTTACTTTAACGGCCAATACACTTTCAGGAGCAGCTATTAATGCAGGAATTTCAAATGTTTCATCGGGAAATTCCGGGTGGGTTCTTGGTGGTTTTAGAAACACTGCGGCCGATGGTTATTCTGGATTTCAAATGCTTGATGATGGTGGTGGAACTAAAGGTTTTATGGGCTTTTCTAACTCTGGAGCAACTTATCTTCCGAACTCTATTTTTTATACATCAGAAGGAGCGGGAGTTCCCGTCATTTTAGCAGCTAATAAAATTGAAAGAGTAAGAGTTACTGATACAGGAGTTGGGATCAACGGTAGCAACAGCACTTATATGTTTTATGTAAATGGGACAGCAGGGGGAACGAGCGCTTACGTGAACGCCTCAGATCGTCGTTTGAAAAAAGATATAACAACGATTCCAAATGCATTGGAAAAAATTAGTCAGATCAGAGGGGTCACTTATAACTGGAATCACGATGTTCATCCAGAACTGGTTTTAGGCCATAGAGAAGAGATGGGAGTTATCGCTCAGGAAATTGAAAAAGTTTTTCCAGATGCGGTGACAGAAGATAAAACCAACGGGATTAAGTCAGTGGCCTACACTATGTTAATTGCTCCGCTTATTGAGGCAGTTAAGACTCTTAGTAAGTTGGTAACGGATCTTTTCAGTACTACAGAAAAGAACACGAGAGAGATCGCTTCAGTTAAATCTGAGCTGAGTGCCAAAGATCAGGAAATTAAAAAACTGCAGCGAGAAAATGCTGAGATGAAAGTCCGTTTGGATAGAATGGAAAAAATGTTAATGAAGAAATAG
- the fbaA gene encoding class II fructose-bisphosphate aldolase: MPVATPKQYKQMLESAKKGGYAFPAINVTSMSTANAALKAFADKKSDGIIQVSTGGGKFASGSVGDMALGAISIAQHVHLMAEKYNVLIALHTDHCHPQYVDSFMLPLVAETEKRRAAGLPNLFNSHMFDGSELPLAENIKKSKELLERFVKSDLILEVETGVVGGEEDGHSNEHAPADKLYTSSAEMVEIAKVLRPIGTFMYAATFGNVHGVYKPGNVKLKPTILRDGQAAVAKEFGKEAEHYLVFHGGSGSELHEIHETLGYGVVKMNIDTDTQYAYTRPVVDYMMKNYDKVLKIDGEVGSKKHYDPREWGKIAEKGMTERIATACDDLKSTGKSLLQ; this comes from the coding sequence ATGCCTGTAGCGACACCTAAACAATATAAACAAATGCTAGAGAGTGCGAAGAAGGGCGGATATGCTTTTCCAGCTATTAACGTAACATCAATGTCTACTGCTAACGCTGCACTGAAGGCCTTCGCAGATAAAAAGTCTGATGGTATCATTCAAGTGTCTACTGGCGGTGGAAAATTCGCTTCTGGATCTGTGGGAGATATGGCCCTAGGTGCCATTTCTATTGCTCAACATGTCCATTTAATGGCCGAGAAATACAATGTATTAATCGCACTTCACACTGACCATTGCCACCCTCAATACGTGGACTCTTTCATGCTTCCATTAGTTGCTGAAACAGAAAAAAGAAGAGCAGCAGGACTTCCAAATTTATTTAATTCACATATGTTTGATGGATCAGAACTTCCTCTTGCTGAAAACATTAAAAAATCAAAAGAGCTTTTAGAAAGATTTGTTAAATCAGATTTAATTCTAGAAGTTGAAACTGGTGTTGTTGGTGGTGAGGAAGATGGACACAGCAATGAGCATGCTCCTGCTGATAAACTTTATACTTCATCTGCAGAGATGGTAGAAATCGCAAAAGTCCTTCGCCCTATCGGGACATTTATGTACGCTGCAACTTTTGGTAACGTTCACGGAGTTTACAAGCCAGGTAACGTAAAATTAAAACCAACGATTCTTCGTGACGGACAAGCTGCTGTTGCAAAAGAATTTGGTAAAGAAGCAGAACACTACCTCGTGTTCCACGGTGGATCTGGGTCTGAGCTTCATGAAATTCATGAAACACTTGGATACGGAGTTGTAAAAATGAATATCGATACTGACACTCAATACGCTTACACAAGACCTGTTGTTGATTACATGATGAAAAATTACGACAAAGTTTTAAAGATCGATGGAGAAGTTGGATCGAAGAAACATTACGACCCACGTGAATGGGGAAAAATTGCAGAAAAAGGCATGACTGAAAGAATTGCTACTGCTTGTGATGACTTAAAATCGACTGGTAAATCTCTACTTCAATAA
- a CDS encoding LamG domain-containing protein: MKSFLFLLLFISSINFADAQMFNQMTGLLTQTKKTRCGSFSSNWTPGMNSNIVGYWKMDGALGAAADLSSVPATTGSNGTIHGTTGSYVAGAISQALNTTGASTYVEVPAYAGINDLATMTLMTWIKVSANTAGGLFYKSDNNTSQGWYFFINSGDYRLFFNAVAGTNLKYKTHNDTSLIAGTWAQIVLTWDGVVTSFSGVHIYVNGVEWGTAGSGFTQNGAGAHNSDAAQKLFLGYGGSGVPAHFTGAMDETAIWNRVLNAAEVAHLYKNQKCN; encoded by the coding sequence ATGAAGTCTTTTCTTTTTTTACTCTTATTTATTTCTTCTATAAATTTTGCCGATGCGCAAATGTTCAATCAAATGACTGGCCTTCTCACGCAGACAAAAAAAACTCGCTGTGGAAGCTTTTCTTCTAATTGGACACCTGGAATGAATAGCAACATCGTTGGGTATTGGAAAATGGATGGGGCCTTAGGAGCTGCTGCAGACCTCTCGTCCGTTCCTGCAACGACTGGTAGTAATGGTACAATTCATGGAACGACTGGCTCATATGTGGCCGGGGCTATTTCTCAGGCATTAAATACGACTGGAGCAAGTACTTATGTAGAGGTTCCTGCTTATGCTGGGATTAATGATCTTGCGACCATGACATTAATGACCTGGATTAAAGTTTCTGCTAACACTGCTGGTGGGCTTTTTTATAAAAGTGATAACAATACTAGCCAAGGCTGGTACTTTTTTATCAACTCTGGAGATTATAGATTATTTTTTAATGCTGTCGCTGGAACTAACTTGAAATATAAAACTCATAACGATACTTCTTTGATCGCTGGTACCTGGGCACAAATCGTCTTAACATGGGATGGAGTTGTGACATCATTCTCTGGTGTTCATATCTATGTTAATGGTGTGGAATGGGGAACTGCTGGTTCTGGGTTCACTCAAAATGGCGCCGGGGCACACAATTCAGATGCGGCCCAAAAGCTTTTTCTTGGCTACGGTGGCAGTGGAGTTCCGGCCCATTTTACAGGTGCTATGGATGAAACCGCAATTTGGAACAGGGTCTTGAATGCAGCAGAAGTCGCACATCTTTATAAAAATCAAAAGTGTAATTAA